One window of the Caldisalinibacter kiritimatiensis genome contains the following:
- the arcA gene encoding arginine deiminase encodes MDNSHRALNVSSEIGKLKTVLLHRPGKELENLMPDYLDRLLFDDIPYLKIAQEEHDKFAKILKENGVEVVYLEELAAEAIEDESVRERFVEEFLNEANVLGEGKRRSLKEYFKQFNSRQLIDKVMQGVRKTELPRYKPKTLTDMVDDNYPFLVDPMPNLYFTRDPFATIGTGITLNHMKTETRNRETIFAKYIFENHPRFKGEYIPIWFNRDEKTSLEGGDELILNKKTIAIGISERTEAASIEKFAKNILNSGQTFEQILAFDIPKKRAFMHLDTVFTMVDYDKFTIHPQIEGPLTVYSITKSKEKEDELKIVKEEASLEDILKKYLGLEKVTLIRCANGNNIDAAREQWNDGSNTLAIAPGEVIVYSRNYVTNKILEENGIKIHVMPSSELSRGRGGPRCMSMPLIREDIKNN; translated from the coding sequence TTGGACAATAGTCATAGGGCGTTAAATGTTTCATCGGAAATAGGCAAACTAAAAACTGTATTGTTACATAGGCCAGGAAAAGAGCTAGAAAATTTAATGCCAGATTATTTGGATAGACTATTATTTGACGATATACCTTATTTAAAAATAGCTCAAGAAGAGCATGATAAGTTTGCCAAAATTCTTAAAGAAAATGGAGTAGAAGTAGTATATTTAGAAGAACTTGCTGCTGAAGCTATAGAAGATGAATCAGTAAGGGAAAGGTTTGTAGAAGAATTTTTAAATGAAGCTAACGTGTTAGGAGAAGGTAAAAGGAGAAGTTTAAAGGAATATTTTAAACAATTTAATAGCAGACAATTAATAGACAAGGTTATGCAAGGAGTAAGAAAAACAGAATTACCAAGATATAAACCAAAGACATTAACTGATATGGTTGACGATAATTATCCTTTTTTAGTAGACCCGATGCCAAACTTATATTTTACAAGGGATCCATTTGCAACTATAGGAACAGGGATTACTTTAAATCACATGAAAACTGAAACTAGGAATAGGGAAACTATATTTGCCAAGTACATATTTGAGAATCATCCTAGATTTAAAGGTGAATATATACCAATATGGTTTAACAGAGACGAAAAAACTTCACTTGAAGGTGGAGATGAATTAATTTTAAATAAAAAAACGATTGCTATTGGAATTTCAGAAAGAACAGAAGCAGCATCAATAGAAAAGTTTGCTAAAAACATATTAAATAGTGGACAAACGTTTGAGCAAATTTTAGCATTTGATATTCCTAAAAAAAGAGCGTTTATGCACTTAGATACAGTGTTTACTATGGTTGACTATGATAAATTTACAATTCATCCACAAATAGAAGGACCTTTAACTGTGTATTCTATAACTAAAAGTAAAGAAAAAGAGGATGAATTAAAGATAGTTAAAGAAGAAGCATCTTTAGAGGATATCTTAAAAAAATATTTAGGACTTGAAAAAGTAACATTAATTAGATGTGCTAATGGAAATAATATTGATGCCGCTAGAGAACAGTGGAATGATGGTTCAAATACTCTAGCGATTGCACCTGGAGAAGTAATAGTGTATTCAAGAAATTATGTTACCAATAAAATCCTTGAAGAAAACGGTATCAAGATACATGTGATGCCAAGTTCAGAGTTATCTAGAGGACGTGGAGGTCCTAGATGTATGAGTATGCCTTTAATTAGGGAAGATATTAAAAATAATTAA
- the argF gene encoding ornithine carbamoyltransferase produces the protein MAFNLKGRSLLTLKDFTPKEIEYLIDLAAELKSLKYAGIRPKNLEGKNIALIFEKPSTRTRCAFVTAAVDEGAHPEYLGKGDIQLGKKETVADTARVLGRMFDGIQFRGFKHETVEELAKYSGVPVWNGLTDKFHPTQILADLLTIKEHKGYLKGIKFAYVGDGRNNMANSLMIGAAKMGMDFRIVSPKELFPEEELVQEANEIAKETKAKITLTDSVDEGVGRVDVIYTDVWVSMGEEEQFEERIRLLSPYQVNMDMIKKADDEVIFMHCLPSFHNRDTIVGEEIYQKHGIAEMEVTDEVFESKYSVVFDEAENRMHTIKAVMVATLGK, from the coding sequence ATGGCATTTAACTTAAAGGGAAGAAGTTTATTAACATTAAAAGATTTTACACCAAAGGAGATTGAATATCTTATTGATTTAGCAGCAGAGTTAAAAAGCTTAAAATATGCTGGAATAAGACCCAAAAATTTAGAGGGAAAAAATATAGCTTTAATATTTGAAAAGCCATCAACAAGAACTAGATGTGCATTTGTAACTGCAGCAGTAGATGAAGGGGCACATCCTGAATATTTAGGTAAAGGTGATATACAGTTAGGTAAAAAAGAAACAGTTGCAGATACAGCTAGAGTATTAGGAAGAATGTTTGATGGTATTCAATTTAGAGGATTTAAGCATGAAACAGTAGAGGAACTTGCAAAGTATTCAGGTGTTCCAGTATGGAATGGTTTAACTGATAAGTTTCATCCAACACAAATATTAGCTGATTTATTAACAATAAAAGAGCATAAAGGATACTTAAAAGGAATTAAGTTTGCTTATGTAGGTGATGGTAGAAATAACATGGCTAATTCATTAATGATAGGTGCAGCTAAAATGGGTATGGACTTTAGAATTGTATCACCTAAAGAGTTATTCCCAGAAGAGGAATTAGTACAAGAAGCTAATGAAATAGCTAAAGAAACAAAAGCAAAAATTACATTAACTGATTCAGTAGACGAAGGTGTAGGTAGAGTTGATGTAATCTATACTGATGTTTGGGTATCAATGGGAGAAGAAGAGCAATTTGAAGAAAGAATAAGATTGTTAAGTCCATATCAAGTAAATATGGATATGATTAAAAAAGCAGATGATGAAGTAATATTTATGCATTGCTTACCATCTTTCCACAATAGAGATACTATAGTTGGTGAAGAAATTTATCAAAAACACGGTATAGCAGAAATGGAAGTTACAGATGAAGTATTTGAAAGCAAATATTCAGTAGTATTTGATGAAGCAGAAAATAGAATGCACACTATTAAAGCTGTTATGGTTGCTACTTTAGGTAAGTAA
- a CDS encoding MBL fold metallo-hydrolase, with translation MKLTVLGNNGPYPKAGGACSGYLVESSNTKILLDCGNGILARLQKICNIYDIDAIILSHLHSDHISDIMVLKYAIGINKVRKNLDLSIPLYTATDDQNIINKLNYNEAFKIEPIEDESKIRIKNLDIEFKRMKHPVEAYGIKINDGNKSFVYSGDTSYHDELIEFVKDADFFLCEAGILEKDKTEDSPHLSPKEAGDVAEKANVKRLVLTHFWPEYRLDKIMNEAKETYDGILELSEEMKTYYI, from the coding sequence ATGAAGTTAACAGTCTTAGGTAATAATGGTCCATATCCTAAAGCAGGAGGAGCTTGTTCCGGATATTTAGTAGAAAGTAGTAATACAAAAATACTACTTGATTGTGGTAATGGAATATTAGCAAGATTACAAAAAATATGTAATATATATGATATTGATGCTATAATTTTATCTCATCTTCATAGTGACCATATAAGTGATATTATGGTGTTGAAATATGCTATTGGAATTAATAAAGTGAGAAAAAACTTAGATTTGTCAATACCGCTTTATACAGCAACCGATGACCAAAACATAATAAATAAGCTAAATTATAATGAGGCATTTAAAATCGAACCAATTGAAGATGAAAGCAAGATAAGAATTAAAAACCTAGATATAGAATTTAAAAGAATGAAACATCCTGTAGAAGCTTATGGTATAAAAATAAATGATGGTAATAAGTCATTTGTATATTCAGGAGATACTTCATATCACGATGAGTTAATTGAATTTGTAAAAGATGCTGATTTTTTCTTATGTGAAGCAGGAATTTTAGAAAAAGACAAGACAGAAGATTCACCACATCTATCACCTAAAGAAGCGGGAGATGTTGCAGAAAAAGCAAATGTAAAGAGACTAGTTTTAACACATTTTTGGCCTGAGTATAGATTAGATAAGATAATGAATGAAGCTAAAGAAACTTATGATGGAATATTAGAACTTAGCGAGGAAATGAAAACTTATTACATATAA